In Ostrea edulis chromosome 10, xbOstEdul1.1, whole genome shotgun sequence, one genomic interval encodes:
- the LOC125666429 gene encoding transcription intermediary factor 1-beta-like, with protein MDLDFIICKLCTKKFTDPCHLECLHDFCRHCIRDDLTKNLSNRLSAYSCPICKQLTSTRNKSPEAWLEQLPQSDFVAALTEVYKLKNDDVICIPCNRKEKTTPGIKWCRTCHETLCSSCLEVHGSLKTTMKHGIMDLSEVKTKETKNTIFDPNCPKHDQPLMSFCEDHDELICSSCTVENHKECRLIKTVNDQVRAKWQQFQEITSKSFNHLQITQNALESTQSSITEGDTVFLNLRNRIQSVRKRVDEILSQCEKNSIEELNRIEKEYREKLQQDMQKLKSLNTESVHTDQLLGNVKEFGTDSHILQSLQQVQLRNTSHSVAVEEYKEVPGPPTVHFVINSQLDEMLKSVSSFGDLIVNENSKKSAGRKSPKLNRDESRVQSPMGNRRTPERIVSVKTRSDENPCLITGILSLPSLDWLFCDNGNSKLKLYNSQFQIKSEHILEETPYDVTSLENHIVAVTVPRKMKILVFKVSAGINLQEELRTSYRFHGISYSLSWNKFAVTCPIGSPASVRILSRDGKELMNILPDDNLQSLFLRPWYVTFDVTGNSFYVSDSQRSRVTSITRLAHRRFHYTHTNMKAPRGLAQTASGDLFVAGWGSDTVHRIDEEGRFQEEYLTRHDGIISPQALCVSYDKATIALSFDHSSCRSDFVHTFHL; from the coding sequence ATGGACTTGGATTTTATCATCTGTAAACTTTGTACTAAAAAATTCACCGACCCATGCCACCTGGAATGTCTTCATGATTTCTGTAGACACTGCATTCGTGACGATTTAACAAAAAATCTGAGTAACCGGTTATCTGCATATTCATGTCCAATCTGCAAACAGCTAACATCGACAAGAAACAAATCTCCTGAAGCTTGGCTGGAACAGCTTCCTCAAAGTGACTTTGTGGCGGCATTAACGGAAgtgtataaattgaaaaatgatGACGTCATATGCATTCCTTGTAACCGGAAAGAGAAAACAACACCAGGGATTAAATGGTGTCGCACTTGCCACGAGACGCTCTGTTCGAGTTGTTTGGAGGTACATGGTTCTCTAAAGACCACAATGAAACACGGCATTATGGATCTGTCTGAAGTCAAAACAAAAGAGACAAAGAATACCATTTTCGACCCAAACTGTCCGAAACATGATCAGCCATTGATGTCGTTCTGTGAAGATCACGATGAACTGATTTGTTCGTCTTGTACGGTAGAGAATCATAAAGAATGCAGGCTGATTAAGACAGTTAATGACCAAGTAAGAGCCAAGTGGCAACAGTTCCAAGAAATTACGTCAAAATCTTTTAATCATTTACAGATCACACAAAATGCTTTAGAATCCACACAGTCTTCGATAACCGAGGGAGACACGGTGTTTTTGAATCTACGCAACAGAATCCAAAGTGTTCGAAAACGCGTTGATGAGATCCTTAGTCAATGCGAAAAAAACTCTATAGAAGAACTAAACAGAATAGAAAAGGAATACCGAGAGAAATTACaacaagatatgcagaaattaaAATCGTTGAACACGGAGAGTGTACACACTGATCAATTACTCGGAAATGTTAAAGAGTTCGGCACGGATAGTCATATTTTGCAATCACTACAACAAGTTCAGCTTAGGAACACGAGTCACTCGGTAGCTGTTGAGGAATACAAGGAAGTACCCGGGCCCCCCACGGTTCATTTCGTAAtcaatagtcaacttgatgagaTGTTAAAGTCCGTTTCTTCTTTTGGGGACCTTATCGTAAACGAGAACAGCAAGAAATCCGCCGGACGAAAATCCCCGAAACTAAATCGGGATGAAAGCCGAGTTCAGAGCCCCATGGGAAATCGCAGAACTCCTGAACGAATAGTGTCCGTGAAAACTCGGTCTGACGAAAACCCTTGTTTGATCACAGGTATTCTGTCTTTGCCTTCTCTAGATTGGTTGTTCTGTGACAACGGAAATAGCAAACTAAAACTTTATAATAGCCAATTTCAGATTAAATCTGAACACATCCTGGAAGAAACGCCCTATGACGTCACTTCTCTTGAAAATCACATTGTTGCTGTCACCGTACCCAGAAAAATGAAAATCCTTGTGTTCAAAGTGTCGGCTGGAATAAACTTGCAAGAGGAATTAAGGACCAGCTATCGCTTTCATGGAATCAGTTATTCGTTATCATGGAATAAGTTTGCCGTTACATGTCCTATCGGATCGCCGGCCTCTGTCCGGATACTGTCAAGAGATGGAAAGGAGTTGATGAACATACTCCCAGACGACAACCTCCAGTCTCTCTTCCTTCGCCCTTGGTACGTCACATTTGACGTCACTGGAAACTCGTTTTATGTCAGCGATAGCCAAAGAAGTCGAGTTACCTCCATCACTAGATTGGCACACAGAAGATTTCATTACACTCACACGAATATGAAAGCACCCCGTGGTCTTGCACAGACAGCAAGCGGCGATCTGTTTGTTGCGGGATGGGGTTCTGATACTGTTCACCGAATTGACGAGGAGGGCAGGTTCCAGGAGGAATATCTGACGCGCCATGACGGAATTATCAGTCCCCAGGCTCTGTGTGTATCTTACGACAAGGCCACAATTGCACTGTCTTTCGACCACAGCAGCTGCAGGAGTGATTTTGTGCATACttttcatttgtaa